From the Peromyscus leucopus breed LL Stock chromosome 8b, UCI_PerLeu_2.1, whole genome shotgun sequence genome, one window contains:
- the Strada gene encoding STE20-related kinase adapter protein alpha isoform X5, which translates to MSFLANEASSESIASFSKPEIMSSFLPEGGCYELLTIIGRGFEDLMTVNLARYKPTGEYVTVRRIDLEACSNEMVTFLQGELHVSKLFSHPNIVPYRATFISDNELWVVTSFMAYGSAKDLIGTHFMDGMNELAIAYILQGVLKALDYIHHMGYVHRSVKASHILISTDGKVYLSGLRSNLSMISHGQRQRAVHDFPKYSVKVLPWLSPEVLQQNLQGYDAKSDIYSVGITACELANGHVPFKDMPATQMLLEKLNGTVPCLLDTSTIPAEELTMSPSRSIVNPSLNDSLRPSNGDSPSHPYHRTFSPHFHHFVEQCLQRSPDARPNASTLLNHSFFKQIKRRASEALPELLRPVTPITNFEGSQSQDHSGIFGLVTTLEELEVDDWDF; encoded by the exons gCCAATGAGGCGAGCTCAGAGTCCATAGCATCCTTCTCTAAACCGGAGATCATGAGTAGCTTTCTGCCAGAGGGCGGGTGTTACGAGCTGCTCACCATCATAG GCAGAGGATTTGAGGACTTAATGACAGTGAATTTAGCCAGGTACAAACCAACAGGAGAATACGTGACGGTGCGCAGGATAGACCTGGAAGCTTGTTCCAATGAGATGGTGACGTTCTTGCAG GGGGAGCTTCATGTCTCTAAACTCTTCAGCCATCCCAATATAGTGCCATATCGAGCCACCTTCATCTCAGACAACGAGCTGTGGGTCGTCACATCATTCATGGCGTATG GTTCTGCAAAGGATCTCATTGGCACACACTTCATGGATGGCATGAATGAGCTGGCGATCGCATACATTCTGCAGGGGGTTCTCAAGGCCTTGGACTACATCCACCACATGGGCTATGTGCACAG GAGTGTCAAGGCCAGCCACATCCTGATTTCCACAGATGGGAAGGTCTACCTGTCTGGTCTACGAAGCAACCTCAGCATGATCAGCCATGGGCAGCGGCAGCGTGCAGTCCACGATTTTCCAAAATATAGCGTCAAGGTTCTGCCGTGGCTCAGCCCAGAAGTCCTCCAGCAG AATCTTCAGGGTTATGATGCCAAGTCTGATATCTACAGTGTGGGGATCACAGCGTGTGAACTAGCCAATGGCCATGTCCCCTTCAAGGATATGCCTGCCACTCAG ATGCTACTAGAGAAACTGAACGGCACGGTGCCCTGCCTGTTGGACACCAGCACCATCCCTGCTGAGGAGCTGACCATGAGTCCCTCACGGTCCATTGTCAACCCTTCCCTGAATGACAGCCTCCGGCCTTCCAATGGCGACTCGCCCTCCCACCCCTACCACCGGACCTTCTCCCCCCACTTCCACCACTTTGTGGAACAGTGCCTTCAGCGCAGCCCCGACGCAAG gcCAAACGCCAGCACCCTCCTGAACCACTCCTTCTTCAAGCAG atcaAGCGACGTGCCTCAGAGGCGTTGCCCGAGTTGCTTCGCCCTGTCACGCCCATCACCAACTTTGAGGGCAGCCAGTCTCAGGACCACAGTGGGATCTTCGGCCTGGTGACAACCCTGGAAGAGCTGGAGGTGGATGACTGGGACTTCTGA
- the Strada gene encoding STE20-related kinase adapter protein alpha isoform X1: MSFLVSKPERIRRWVSEKFIVEGLRDLELFGEQPPGDTRRKANEASSESIASFSKPEIMSSFLPEGGCYELLTIIGRGFEDLMTVNLARYKPTGEYVTVRRIDLEACSNEMVTFLQGELHVSKLFSHPNIVPYRATFISDNELWVVTSFMAYGSAKDLIGTHFMDGMNELAIAYILQGVLKALDYIHHMGYVHRSVKASHILISTDGKVYLSGLRSNLSMISHGQRQRAVHDFPKYSVKVLPWLSPEVLQQNLQGYDAKSDIYSVGITACELANGHVPFKDMPATQMLLEKLNGTVPCLLDTSTIPAEELTMSPSRSIVNPSLNDSLRPSNGDSPSHPYHRTFSPHFHHFVEQCLQRSPDARPNASTLLNHSFFKQIKRRASEALPELLRPVTPITNFEGSQSQDHSGIFGLVTTLEELEVDDWDF; the protein is encoded by the exons gCCAATGAGGCGAGCTCAGAGTCCATAGCATCCTTCTCTAAACCGGAGATCATGAGTAGCTTTCTGCCAGAGGGCGGGTGTTACGAGCTGCTCACCATCATAG GCAGAGGATTTGAGGACTTAATGACAGTGAATTTAGCCAGGTACAAACCAACAGGAGAATACGTGACGGTGCGCAGGATAGACCTGGAAGCTTGTTCCAATGAGATGGTGACGTTCTTGCAG GGGGAGCTTCATGTCTCTAAACTCTTCAGCCATCCCAATATAGTGCCATATCGAGCCACCTTCATCTCAGACAACGAGCTGTGGGTCGTCACATCATTCATGGCGTATG GTTCTGCAAAGGATCTCATTGGCACACACTTCATGGATGGCATGAATGAGCTGGCGATCGCATACATTCTGCAGGGGGTTCTCAAGGCCTTGGACTACATCCACCACATGGGCTATGTGCACAG GAGTGTCAAGGCCAGCCACATCCTGATTTCCACAGATGGGAAGGTCTACCTGTCTGGTCTACGAAGCAACCTCAGCATGATCAGCCATGGGCAGCGGCAGCGTGCAGTCCACGATTTTCCAAAATATAGCGTCAAGGTTCTGCCGTGGCTCAGCCCAGAAGTCCTCCAGCAG AATCTTCAGGGTTATGATGCCAAGTCTGATATCTACAGTGTGGGGATCACAGCGTGTGAACTAGCCAATGGCCATGTCCCCTTCAAGGATATGCCTGCCACTCAG ATGCTACTAGAGAAACTGAACGGCACGGTGCCCTGCCTGTTGGACACCAGCACCATCCCTGCTGAGGAGCTGACCATGAGTCCCTCACGGTCCATTGTCAACCCTTCCCTGAATGACAGCCTCCGGCCTTCCAATGGCGACTCGCCCTCCCACCCCTACCACCGGACCTTCTCCCCCCACTTCCACCACTTTGTGGAACAGTGCCTTCAGCGCAGCCCCGACGCAAG gcCAAACGCCAGCACCCTCCTGAACCACTCCTTCTTCAAGCAG atcaAGCGACGTGCCTCAGAGGCGTTGCCCGAGTTGCTTCGCCCTGTCACGCCCATCACCAACTTTGAGGGCAGCCAGTCTCAGGACCACAGTGGGATCTTCGGCCTGGTGACAACCCTGGAAGAGCTGGAGGTGGATGACTGGGACTTCTGA
- the Strada gene encoding STE20-related kinase adapter protein alpha isoform X2 has translation MSFLRWVSEKFIVEGLRDLELFGEQPPGDTRRKANEASSESIASFSKPEIMSSFLPEGGCYELLTIIGRGFEDLMTVNLARYKPTGEYVTVRRIDLEACSNEMVTFLQGELHVSKLFSHPNIVPYRATFISDNELWVVTSFMAYGSAKDLIGTHFMDGMNELAIAYILQGVLKALDYIHHMGYVHRSVKASHILISTDGKVYLSGLRSNLSMISHGQRQRAVHDFPKYSVKVLPWLSPEVLQQNLQGYDAKSDIYSVGITACELANGHVPFKDMPATQMLLEKLNGTVPCLLDTSTIPAEELTMSPSRSIVNPSLNDSLRPSNGDSPSHPYHRTFSPHFHHFVEQCLQRSPDARPNASTLLNHSFFKQIKRRASEALPELLRPVTPITNFEGSQSQDHSGIFGLVTTLEELEVDDWDF, from the exons gCCAATGAGGCGAGCTCAGAGTCCATAGCATCCTTCTCTAAACCGGAGATCATGAGTAGCTTTCTGCCAGAGGGCGGGTGTTACGAGCTGCTCACCATCATAG GCAGAGGATTTGAGGACTTAATGACAGTGAATTTAGCCAGGTACAAACCAACAGGAGAATACGTGACGGTGCGCAGGATAGACCTGGAAGCTTGTTCCAATGAGATGGTGACGTTCTTGCAG GGGGAGCTTCATGTCTCTAAACTCTTCAGCCATCCCAATATAGTGCCATATCGAGCCACCTTCATCTCAGACAACGAGCTGTGGGTCGTCACATCATTCATGGCGTATG GTTCTGCAAAGGATCTCATTGGCACACACTTCATGGATGGCATGAATGAGCTGGCGATCGCATACATTCTGCAGGGGGTTCTCAAGGCCTTGGACTACATCCACCACATGGGCTATGTGCACAG GAGTGTCAAGGCCAGCCACATCCTGATTTCCACAGATGGGAAGGTCTACCTGTCTGGTCTACGAAGCAACCTCAGCATGATCAGCCATGGGCAGCGGCAGCGTGCAGTCCACGATTTTCCAAAATATAGCGTCAAGGTTCTGCCGTGGCTCAGCCCAGAAGTCCTCCAGCAG AATCTTCAGGGTTATGATGCCAAGTCTGATATCTACAGTGTGGGGATCACAGCGTGTGAACTAGCCAATGGCCATGTCCCCTTCAAGGATATGCCTGCCACTCAG ATGCTACTAGAGAAACTGAACGGCACGGTGCCCTGCCTGTTGGACACCAGCACCATCCCTGCTGAGGAGCTGACCATGAGTCCCTCACGGTCCATTGTCAACCCTTCCCTGAATGACAGCCTCCGGCCTTCCAATGGCGACTCGCCCTCCCACCCCTACCACCGGACCTTCTCCCCCCACTTCCACCACTTTGTGGAACAGTGCCTTCAGCGCAGCCCCGACGCAAG gcCAAACGCCAGCACCCTCCTGAACCACTCCTTCTTCAAGCAG atcaAGCGACGTGCCTCAGAGGCGTTGCCCGAGTTGCTTCGCCCTGTCACGCCCATCACCAACTTTGAGGGCAGCCAGTCTCAGGACCACAGTGGGATCTTCGGCCTGGTGACAACCCTGGAAGAGCTGGAGGTGGATGACTGGGACTTCTGA
- the Strada gene encoding STE20-related kinase adapter protein alpha isoform X3, whose protein sequence is MSFLVSKPERIRANEASSESIASFSKPEIMSSFLPEGGCYELLTIIGRGFEDLMTVNLARYKPTGEYVTVRRIDLEACSNEMVTFLQGELHVSKLFSHPNIVPYRATFISDNELWVVTSFMAYGSAKDLIGTHFMDGMNELAIAYILQGVLKALDYIHHMGYVHRSVKASHILISTDGKVYLSGLRSNLSMISHGQRQRAVHDFPKYSVKVLPWLSPEVLQQNLQGYDAKSDIYSVGITACELANGHVPFKDMPATQMLLEKLNGTVPCLLDTSTIPAEELTMSPSRSIVNPSLNDSLRPSNGDSPSHPYHRTFSPHFHHFVEQCLQRSPDARPNASTLLNHSFFKQIKRRASEALPELLRPVTPITNFEGSQSQDHSGIFGLVTTLEELEVDDWDF, encoded by the exons gCCAATGAGGCGAGCTCAGAGTCCATAGCATCCTTCTCTAAACCGGAGATCATGAGTAGCTTTCTGCCAGAGGGCGGGTGTTACGAGCTGCTCACCATCATAG GCAGAGGATTTGAGGACTTAATGACAGTGAATTTAGCCAGGTACAAACCAACAGGAGAATACGTGACGGTGCGCAGGATAGACCTGGAAGCTTGTTCCAATGAGATGGTGACGTTCTTGCAG GGGGAGCTTCATGTCTCTAAACTCTTCAGCCATCCCAATATAGTGCCATATCGAGCCACCTTCATCTCAGACAACGAGCTGTGGGTCGTCACATCATTCATGGCGTATG GTTCTGCAAAGGATCTCATTGGCACACACTTCATGGATGGCATGAATGAGCTGGCGATCGCATACATTCTGCAGGGGGTTCTCAAGGCCTTGGACTACATCCACCACATGGGCTATGTGCACAG GAGTGTCAAGGCCAGCCACATCCTGATTTCCACAGATGGGAAGGTCTACCTGTCTGGTCTACGAAGCAACCTCAGCATGATCAGCCATGGGCAGCGGCAGCGTGCAGTCCACGATTTTCCAAAATATAGCGTCAAGGTTCTGCCGTGGCTCAGCCCAGAAGTCCTCCAGCAG AATCTTCAGGGTTATGATGCCAAGTCTGATATCTACAGTGTGGGGATCACAGCGTGTGAACTAGCCAATGGCCATGTCCCCTTCAAGGATATGCCTGCCACTCAG ATGCTACTAGAGAAACTGAACGGCACGGTGCCCTGCCTGTTGGACACCAGCACCATCCCTGCTGAGGAGCTGACCATGAGTCCCTCACGGTCCATTGTCAACCCTTCCCTGAATGACAGCCTCCGGCCTTCCAATGGCGACTCGCCCTCCCACCCCTACCACCGGACCTTCTCCCCCCACTTCCACCACTTTGTGGAACAGTGCCTTCAGCGCAGCCCCGACGCAAG gcCAAACGCCAGCACCCTCCTGAACCACTCCTTCTTCAAGCAG atcaAGCGACGTGCCTCAGAGGCGTTGCCCGAGTTGCTTCGCCCTGTCACGCCCATCACCAACTTTGAGGGCAGCCAGTCTCAGGACCACAGTGGGATCTTCGGCCTGGTGACAACCCTGGAAGAGCTGGAGGTGGATGACTGGGACTTCTGA
- the Strada gene encoding STE20-related kinase adapter protein alpha isoform X6, translating into MSSFLPEGGCYELLTIIGRGFEDLMTVNLARYKPTGEYVTVRRIDLEACSNEMVTFLQGELHVSKLFSHPNIVPYRATFISDNELWVVTSFMAYGSAKDLIGTHFMDGMNELAIAYILQGVLKALDYIHHMGYVHRSVKASHILISTDGKVYLSGLRSNLSMISHGQRQRAVHDFPKYSVKVLPWLSPEVLQQNLQGYDAKSDIYSVGITACELANGHVPFKDMPATQMLLEKLNGTVPCLLDTSTIPAEELTMSPSRSIVNPSLNDSLRPSNGDSPSHPYHRTFSPHFHHFVEQCLQRSPDARPNASTLLNHSFFKQIKRRASEALPELLRPVTPITNFEGSQSQDHSGIFGLVTTLEELEVDDWDF; encoded by the exons ATGAGTAGCTTTCTGCCAGAGGGCGGGTGTTACGAGCTGCTCACCATCATAG GCAGAGGATTTGAGGACTTAATGACAGTGAATTTAGCCAGGTACAAACCAACAGGAGAATACGTGACGGTGCGCAGGATAGACCTGGAAGCTTGTTCCAATGAGATGGTGACGTTCTTGCAG GGGGAGCTTCATGTCTCTAAACTCTTCAGCCATCCCAATATAGTGCCATATCGAGCCACCTTCATCTCAGACAACGAGCTGTGGGTCGTCACATCATTCATGGCGTATG GTTCTGCAAAGGATCTCATTGGCACACACTTCATGGATGGCATGAATGAGCTGGCGATCGCATACATTCTGCAGGGGGTTCTCAAGGCCTTGGACTACATCCACCACATGGGCTATGTGCACAG GAGTGTCAAGGCCAGCCACATCCTGATTTCCACAGATGGGAAGGTCTACCTGTCTGGTCTACGAAGCAACCTCAGCATGATCAGCCATGGGCAGCGGCAGCGTGCAGTCCACGATTTTCCAAAATATAGCGTCAAGGTTCTGCCGTGGCTCAGCCCAGAAGTCCTCCAGCAG AATCTTCAGGGTTATGATGCCAAGTCTGATATCTACAGTGTGGGGATCACAGCGTGTGAACTAGCCAATGGCCATGTCCCCTTCAAGGATATGCCTGCCACTCAG ATGCTACTAGAGAAACTGAACGGCACGGTGCCCTGCCTGTTGGACACCAGCACCATCCCTGCTGAGGAGCTGACCATGAGTCCCTCACGGTCCATTGTCAACCCTTCCCTGAATGACAGCCTCCGGCCTTCCAATGGCGACTCGCCCTCCCACCCCTACCACCGGACCTTCTCCCCCCACTTCCACCACTTTGTGGAACAGTGCCTTCAGCGCAGCCCCGACGCAAG gcCAAACGCCAGCACCCTCCTGAACCACTCCTTCTTCAAGCAG atcaAGCGACGTGCCTCAGAGGCGTTGCCCGAGTTGCTTCGCCCTGTCACGCCCATCACCAACTTTGAGGGCAGCCAGTCTCAGGACCACAGTGGGATCTTCGGCCTGGTGACAACCCTGGAAGAGCTGGAGGTGGATGACTGGGACTTCTGA
- the Limd2 gene encoding LIM domain-containing protein 2, whose product MFQAAGAAQATPSHEAKGSSGSSSVQRSKSFSLRAQVKETCAACQKTVYPMERLVADKLIFHNSCFCCKHCHTKLSLGSYAALHGEFYCKPHFQQLFKSKGNYDEGFGRKQHKELWAHKEVDSGTKTA is encoded by the exons ATGTTCCAGGCTGCCGGAGCCGCCCAGGCCACCCCCTCTCAT GAAGCCAaaggcagcagtggcagcagcagcgtGCAGCGCTCCAAG tcCTTCAGCTTGCGGGCTCAGGTGAAGGAGACCTGTGCAGCCTGCCAGAAGACGGTGTACCCTATGGAGCGGCTGGTGGCAGACAAGCTCATTTTCCACAACTCGTGCTTCTGCTGCAAACACTGCCACACCAAACTCAG CTTGGGCAGTTATGCCGCACTGCACGGTGAATTTTACTGCAAACCTCACTTTCAGCAGCTGTTTAAGAGCAAAGGCAACTACGATGAGGGCTTTGGCCGCAAACAGCACAAGGAGCTCTGGGCCCACAAGGAGGTGGACTCGGGCACCAAGACAGCCTGA